Within the Sphingobium baderi genome, the region TGCGTCTTTTCCTCCGATTCGATCGGAAGCTGGCCCAATATCTGATCCAGATATTGCTTGAACTGGCTTTCGGTGCGCGCCTGGCTCAGGTCCGCCACCGGCTGCCCCTGGAACATGGCATAGACCGTCGGGATCGATTGCACGCGGAACTGGGCCGCGATGAACTTGTCCTCATCGACGTTGATCTTGACCAGCTTCACGCCCTTGGACGCGTAGTCGGCGCACACTTTTTCGATCATGGGGGCCAGCTGCTTGCACGGCCCGCACCATTCCGCCCAGAAATCCACGATCACCAGCTGGGTGTGCGAGGGTTCCACCACATCCCGGCGAAATGCCTCTACCGACGCCTTATCAGTATCGCTCAATCCCAGGGTTGCCACGCTGTCGTCTCCTGCCTCATGCGGTTTTCACCGCCTCCATACAGCGCAATATGGGGAGCGTCACCCTCCCGCCACAAGGGTGCCGTGCCAGGATTCAGAAAGTGTAGCCGACGCCCAACGCGCCGATCCATTGATTCTTCGACCCCGCGACCGACACCACAGGCGAATCGGCATAGCGGCCAAGCATCCGCGAATATCCCGCCAGCGCGAATAACGCCCATCCCTTGCGCAGATCACCCGACAGAGATTTTCCTCCGACCAGGGTGGCGCCGATCTTCCTGAACCCCGCCTTGTCGCCCGCACGGTCATAGACTGGCAGACCCGACGCCGCCGCACCTGCTGCGTCCACGTTGAAATAATAGCGGCCATATCTCTTGCTCGCATAATCGGCCGACAAATTCAGCCCGACGAAAGTCGTGGCCGACAACGGCGTCATATATTCGATGGCGGGGCTGACGACATAGCCCTTGTGCGCGCCGGCCACATCCTTGGCCACCGCAACGCGCGCCGACAGATTGTCATAGGCGCTGGTGAAAACGCCGGTCTTGCCGATCCCGACAAAGCCGCCCACTTCCACGGCCACATCCCGCTTGCCCAGCGCGCGCACGGCATCATCCTTCATGCCCTTGCGGCTGGCACGGTCGAACCGCACATTGACCATCGGCCCCAGTTCGATGTCCAGGCCATCCCCGTCGCGATTGGGGATCGCGTCGACATAGAGCGCCGGGCCGCGCGTCCAGAAGGCGAAGTCATGCACCTTCCCCCGCGCCTGCACGATGGGCATGACGCGATAATCGTCCGATCCTTCATAGCTGGGGATATAGGCGCCGCCGACTCCGATGGTGAGAGTGCTGTGATTTTCCTCCTGGGCAAAGGCCGATGGCGCAAAGGCAAGAGCCGCAACGGCAGACCCGGTGAAAAGAACAGAGCGACGGATCATGAATATGGATTTCCTTTCCTGGTCCCCATGAAAGAATGTTCGGGGGGAGCCCCAGTTCCCAAAGGCGCAAAATCAAAGGGGATTATGCCATATGTGCACCCGGTGTCGAACGGCGGTTATGGTGGGGAGCGGACTGTGCGCTTCTCTGGCATATACCGTCCAGGACGGCGGGTTCGCAAACGGCATCATCCCCAAAATCACAACCGCGCCGGATACCCGGCGATCCGTTCCGTCAGGTGCGGGGCCGCGCCTGCCGGTAGCTGCCCAGCACCCGCACCCATTTGGTGTGGAACTCCAGTTCCGCCAGCGCCCGGTCGACGGCGGGATCGCCCGGCATGCCTTCAATGTCGCAGAAGAATTCCGTCGCCGCGAAACTTGCGCCCCGCTGATAGCTTTCCAGCTTCGTCATATTGACGCCGTTAGTCGCGAAACCGCCCATCGCCTTGTAAAGCGCGGCAGGAATATTCTTCACTTCGAACAGAAAAGTCGTCATCACCGGTCCGACATCCGGCACCGGCATTGTCGCATCGCGCGCGAGCACCAGGAAGCGCGTCATATTATCGTCGCTGTCCTCGATATTCTCCGCCACCAGCCGCAGGCCGTACAGTTCCGCAGCCAGATAGGGCGCGATCGCCCCTTCGCCCGGCGTGCGCGTTTCCGCGACCAGCGCCGCCGCGCCCGCCGTATCGGCATAGGCGACCGGCTGGATGCCCCGTTCCCGCAGATAATGGCGGCACTGGCCCAGTGCCTGCGGGTGGCTGATCGCGCTTTTGACCGGCGTGGTGTCAGGAGCCATCAGGCAATGGCGGATACGCAGGAAATATTCGTCGATGATGTGCAGACCCGATTCGGGCAGCAGGAAATGCATGTCGGCAACGCGACCATGCAGGCTGTTTTCGATCGGGATGATCGCGCGCGCCGCCTGACCGTTCCGTACCGCGTCGATCGCATCCTCGAACGCGAAGCAGGGCAGCGGTACGCAATCGGGCGCATAACCCAGCGCAGCCAGGTGCGAATTGGCACCCGGCGCGCCCTGATAGGCAACGGCCTGCGCCGGATCGGCGGCAGCCTTTTCATTGAGCTGGGCGACGAGCGCGCGGGCGGGTGCGGGGTAGTTTTCCATTGGCGATTGCGCGCTTAAGCCCTCCCCTCCGCGCGCGCAAGCACTGAGCGAACCGGCCGGAGGGGCAGGAACGGTTGCTTTTGCCTTCAACCATGCTTGCACGTTCGTGATTGCGCCATTATGGCAGCCCGCTAGAGGGGGCGCGGGTAGCCGCCAGAACAGAAATTCAAGGGATAGCGAGCGAATGGGCGATCGTTTCAACACCGTTGCAGGCTGGGCGTTGTTTGCAGGGATCATCGCGCTGGGCGGCGCCATTGTCAGCTCCAAATATTACCATAGCGAGCGCCCGGAAAAAATGGGCTATGCGATTGAAGGCGTCGAAGCGGAAGGCGAAGGCGGCGGCGACAAGGGCCCCGGCCTCAACACGCTGCTGGCGCAGGCCGACGTCGCCGCAGGTGAAAAGGTCTTCGCCAAGTGCGCGGCCTGCCATACCGTCAATCA harbors:
- a CDS encoding MipA/OmpV family protein, whose translation is MIRRSVLFTGSAVAALAFAPSAFAQEENHSTLTIGVGGAYIPSYEGSDDYRVMPIVQARGKVHDFAFWTRGPALYVDAIPNRDGDGLDIELGPMVNVRFDRASRKGMKDDAVRALGKRDVAVEVGGFVGIGKTGVFTSAYDNLSARVAVAKDVAGAHKGYVVSPAIEYMTPLSATTFVGLNLSADYASKRYGRYYFNVDAAGAAASGLPVYDRAGDKAGFRKIGATLVGGKSLSGDLRKGWALFALAGYSRMLGRYADSPVVSVAGSKNQWIGALGVGYTF
- a CDS encoding prephenate dehydratase codes for the protein MENYPAPARALVAQLNEKAAADPAQAVAYQGAPGANSHLAALGYAPDCVPLPCFAFEDAIDAVRNGQAARAIIPIENSLHGRVADMHFLLPESGLHIIDEYFLRIRHCLMAPDTTPVKSAISHPQALGQCRHYLRERGIQPVAYADTAGAAALVAETRTPGEGAIAPYLAAELYGLRLVAENIEDSDDNMTRFLVLARDATMPVPDVGPVMTTFLFEVKNIPAALYKAMGGFATNGVNMTKLESYQRGASFAATEFFCDIEGMPGDPAVDRALAELEFHTKWVRVLGSYRQARPRT